A stretch of the Mycobacteroides immunogenum genome encodes the following:
- a CDS encoding DUF350 domain-containing protein, giving the protein MNAAGYWSIVAHGAAAIWLYAAVGFVLMTIGFFVLDWTTPGPLRQMVRVGLPNAAVISAAGLLSQAFVIVLAIYTASGNIAEGLLRTLVFGLIGIAAQTICMRLIEWVLGIDVGDLLAQRRFAPTTLVVAAAYVAVGLVIAAAIL; this is encoded by the coding sequence ATGAACGCAGCGGGATACTGGTCGATAGTCGCCCACGGTGCGGCGGCCATTTGGCTGTACGCGGCAGTGGGTTTCGTGCTGATGACCATTGGGTTCTTCGTGCTGGACTGGACCACTCCGGGTCCGCTGCGTCAGATGGTCCGGGTGGGTCTGCCCAATGCCGCGGTGATCTCCGCGGCAGGACTGTTGTCGCAGGCGTTCGTGATTGTGCTCGCCATCTACACCGCTTCGGGGAACATCGCCGAGGGGCTGTTGCGCACCCTGGTTTTCGGTCTCATCGGTATCGCGGCCCAGACGATCTGCATGAGGCTGATCGAATGGGTGCTGGGTATCGACGTGGGTGACCTGTTGGCGCAGAGGCGATTCGCGCCGACAACCCTCGTCGTGGCCGCAGCCTATGTCGCGGTCGGGTTGGTCATCGCTGCCGCGATTCTGTAG
- a CDS encoding DUF6670 family protein: MTGQNISRALSRLVVDGLLPRIDRRLEASRRPFTNPGILRPHADDGPWAATHYGVFIPDLDSPHRYLNTMTLIGATGAELFDNDYLTAADARHTATVLSSTAAGDHHHYRAYDSARDCHFAKDGSVLRWGDDLQIQVEYPHVTVRGRYHHFSADIELTVTDQVSYFVKTPVYDHLSLLAEYTGVIADATGSMPISGLGTFEYARFLSHQSLTRRPLPNPLKLPIDFFTYQIIDLGNGAQVLLTDVRARGAVACRLAHVRILGKSTEVYTDVRMDVSEYRDNPLVDEEGRSMRIPHRLTWTVRDSHGHLVLAIDGLVDSPLRYGHGRGYVGAYSYTGEYQGDPVGGSAYVEWVDTRL, translated from the coding sequence ATGACCGGCCAAAACATCTCCCGCGCCCTGTCACGTCTCGTCGTGGACGGACTCTTACCACGGATCGATCGTCGTCTCGAGGCCTCACGAAGGCCCTTCACCAACCCGGGCATCCTGCGGCCGCATGCGGACGACGGCCCTTGGGCAGCAACTCACTATGGCGTCTTCATTCCCGACCTTGATTCGCCACACCGGTATCTGAACACCATGACCCTGATCGGGGCTACCGGCGCCGAGTTGTTCGACAACGATTACCTGACCGCGGCGGACGCCCGGCACACCGCCACGGTTCTTTCCTCAACGGCGGCCGGCGATCACCACCACTACCGCGCCTACGACTCGGCCCGCGACTGCCACTTCGCGAAGGACGGCAGCGTCTTGCGTTGGGGAGATGACCTGCAGATCCAGGTCGAGTATCCGCACGTCACCGTTCGCGGCCGGTACCACCACTTTTCAGCCGATATCGAGCTGACCGTCACCGATCAGGTGTCCTACTTCGTCAAAACTCCGGTCTACGACCACCTGAGCCTGCTCGCCGAATACACGGGTGTGATCGCCGACGCCACGGGTTCCATGCCGATCAGCGGACTGGGCACCTTCGAGTACGCACGGTTCCTCAGCCATCAATCGCTCACCCGGCGGCCACTGCCGAACCCACTGAAGCTGCCGATCGACTTCTTCACCTACCAGATCATCGATCTCGGTAACGGAGCCCAAGTACTGCTGACCGACGTTCGCGCGCGTGGCGCCGTGGCCTGCCGACTGGCGCATGTGCGGATCCTGGGCAAGTCCACCGAGGTGTACACCGACGTCCGAATGGATGTCAGCGAGTACCGCGACAACCCATTGGTCGACGAAGAGGGCCGCTCCATGCGCATCCCGCATCGCCTCACCTGGACCGTCCGCGACAGCCATGGGCACCTGGTGCTGGCGATCGACGGCCTTGTGGACTCACCTCTGCGCTACGGCCACGGCCGTGGCTACGTGGGTGCCTACAGCTATACCGGTGAATACCAGGGGGATCCGGTAGGTGGTTCGGCCTACGTCGAATGGGTAGACACCCGGCTCTAG
- a CDS encoding flavin-containing monooxygenase, producing the protein MSSVAIIGAGFSGLAAAIQLVAAGHDVTLYERAEDVGGVWRENTYPGAACDVPSAYYCFSFDPNPRWSRRYAPQPEILDYLRAAADKYAVRQRIRFGTAIVSAAFSATTNQWCLESSQGEHFWVDVVVPAVGQLSQPAFPAIPGRDSFTGPCFHSAQWDGSVSLVGKRVAVIGTGASSIQLVPEIAPIVDSLTVFQRSAPHIVPRPDSRLTRLHHLLASRLPATLRAQRFTWLALTEGFTGVLQYSPLLSRAMTGLSRGFMRYQTRGDAELFDKVWPDYPLGCKRVLFSNAYLPALRRENTTLVTDPIASITSSGVLSDTGEHYDADVIIYGTGFAAGGLLDHVTITGIDGVPLRKHWSHGARAYLGITVPGFPNMFLMYGPNTNLGSGSIVAMLECQAAYIRRAVDALNPGIAIDVTPDVEDVYDGGLQARLAAGVWSRCDSWYINTDGRITTNWPGLVREYRRRTQEFAISDYRVLLPEPTGPARHAAMTDGGSR; encoded by the coding sequence ATGAGTTCCGTAGCGATCATCGGCGCGGGCTTCTCCGGCCTGGCGGCGGCCATCCAACTCGTCGCGGCGGGGCACGACGTCACCCTCTACGAGCGGGCAGAAGATGTCGGCGGTGTCTGGCGTGAGAACACCTACCCGGGTGCCGCCTGCGATGTACCGTCCGCCTACTACTGCTTCTCCTTCGACCCGAACCCCCGATGGTCACGCCGCTACGCCCCGCAGCCGGAAATCCTGGACTATCTGCGCGCGGCCGCCGATAAGTACGCGGTGCGCCAACGAATCCGTTTCGGTACCGCGATCGTGTCGGCGGCCTTCAGCGCCACCACGAACCAATGGTGTCTCGAAAGCTCTCAGGGTGAGCACTTCTGGGTGGATGTCGTGGTGCCCGCGGTGGGACAGTTGTCTCAGCCCGCGTTTCCGGCGATCCCCGGCCGCGATTCCTTCACCGGGCCGTGCTTTCACTCCGCGCAATGGGACGGCAGCGTATCGCTGGTCGGGAAACGCGTCGCCGTCATCGGTACCGGCGCCAGCTCGATTCAGCTGGTGCCCGAGATCGCGCCGATTGTCGATTCCCTCACTGTCTTTCAGCGTTCAGCGCCGCACATCGTGCCGCGCCCCGATTCGCGGCTGACCCGACTACATCACCTCCTGGCGTCCCGGCTGCCGGCCACCTTGCGTGCCCAACGTTTCACCTGGCTGGCCCTTACCGAGGGATTCACCGGAGTGCTGCAGTATTCGCCGCTGCTGTCCCGCGCTATGACCGGGCTCTCCCGGGGATTCATGCGCTACCAAACCCGGGGTGACGCCGAACTTTTCGACAAGGTCTGGCCCGATTACCCGCTGGGATGCAAGCGCGTGCTCTTCTCCAACGCATACCTACCGGCCCTGCGCCGTGAAAACACCACACTCGTCACCGATCCGATAGCGAGCATCACGTCCAGCGGAGTGCTGTCCGACACCGGCGAACACTACGACGCCGATGTGATCATCTACGGCACAGGTTTCGCCGCGGGCGGCCTTCTCGACCATGTGACCATCACCGGCATCGACGGCGTGCCGCTACGAAAACACTGGAGCCACGGCGCACGGGCCTACCTCGGCATCACGGTGCCCGGTTTTCCCAACATGTTCCTGATGTACGGACCGAATACCAACCTGGGATCCGGGTCTATCGTCGCGATGCTCGAATGCCAGGCCGCATACATCCGCCGGGCCGTCGATGCTCTCAATCCCGGAATCGCTATCGACGTGACGCCCGACGTCGAGGACGTCTATGACGGCGGACTGCAGGCGCGGCTCGCCGCCGGAGTCTGGTCACGCTGCGATAGTTGGTACATCAACACCGATGGGCGGATCACCACCAACTGGCCGGGTCTGGTTCGCGAATACCGGCGCCGCACCCAAGAATTCGCGATCTCTGACTACCGTGTCCTACTACCCGAGCCCACCGGACCGGCTCGACACGCCGCGATGACCGACGGAGGCAGCCGATGA
- a CDS encoding TetR/AcrR family transcriptional regulator, whose protein sequence is MPRQEREQWILAAAAAEFGESTFAGSSMNGIAARAEVSKALVLAYFGSKEDLYVACVQRAGERMAAAIGGAIAASSARVEVAEAVLTAIFTALEDRPSDWPVLYDRTVPDGRAREAARGQRTILRAQAAAAVTRTLGAVGLSDDDDLSAATLVWESMVSALVEWWRHHPQRSADEMAGRARRVLTALSDRGA, encoded by the coding sequence ATGCCTCGTCAGGAACGGGAGCAGTGGATCTTGGCTGCCGCGGCAGCAGAGTTCGGGGAATCGACCTTCGCCGGCTCGAGCATGAACGGGATCGCGGCGCGCGCCGAGGTGTCCAAGGCGTTGGTACTCGCCTATTTCGGGTCCAAGGAAGATCTCTACGTCGCATGCGTGCAGCGGGCTGGAGAGCGAATGGCTGCCGCCATCGGTGGAGCGATCGCTGCGTCGTCGGCGCGTGTGGAGGTGGCCGAGGCGGTGCTGACAGCGATTTTCACTGCTCTTGAGGACCGCCCCAGCGACTGGCCGGTGCTGTACGACCGAACGGTGCCCGACGGGCGGGCCCGAGAAGCGGCGCGCGGGCAGCGGACCATCTTGCGTGCACAGGCCGCCGCCGCGGTGACCAGAACGCTTGGGGCCGTGGGGCTTAGTGACGACGATGATCTTTCGGCGGCGACGCTGGTCTGGGAAAGCATGGTCTCGGCGTTGGTGGAATGGTGGCGACACCATCCGCAGCGCTCTGCCGATGAGATGGCCGGCCGTGCTCGAAGAGTGCTCACCGCGCTGTCGGACCGCGGCGCCTGA
- a CDS encoding PE family protein yields MNLNVVPEGLTATSAAVEALTARLAAAHAAAAPVIGAVVPPAADPVSLETAAGFSARGVEHSGVAAQAVEELGRAGLGVSESAASYTTGDMQAATAYMIARG; encoded by the coding sequence ATGAATCTCAATGTTGTTCCGGAAGGTTTGACCGCCACCAGCGCGGCGGTGGAGGCGTTGACCGCGCGTCTGGCCGCGGCCCATGCCGCTGCCGCACCGGTGATCGGTGCGGTGGTGCCTCCGGCCGCCGATCCGGTGTCATTGGAGACCGCGGCGGGCTTCAGTGCTCGCGGTGTCGAGCACAGCGGGGTGGCCGCCCAGGCCGTCGAGGAGTTGGGCCGGGCCGGGCTGGGTGTTTCGGAGTCCGCCGCCAGCTACACCACCGGGGATATGCAGGCCGCCACGGCGTACATGATCGCGCGGGGTTAA